The Pseudobythopirellula maris genome has a window encoding:
- a CDS encoding MFS transporter, whose translation MSRLSKPAFAADAEDIDRGADEPLCPSHKRPDEPHPHEGRNFLVLAMQQLLLRVGWIFKTESVVMPYFLAVVGGSPTMLGWMMVLNRFGFSVPPILAARWVKLSPRKSRSIAMTSFGMAIPFALLSTVWASGAWRGADGEPAGWMPYLFLTAYGVFFALTGVNQLAMHAATGKLIRPTLRGRLFSASVFVGAPAAIALAWWLMPGWLAKDDGGFGWIFAAPAVAFALSAAAMLLVRERRDDYTEPASNPWEKLSGAWRLLRDGPRFHGAAITALLYSTTFMLFPHYQALAREGVESFDPRSLLGWLVGQHVAVALFSLLVGPLADRRGNRAALRLTVWGSILAPIIAVVLATLGAEAAEGWYWLVFVPLGFTPVSIKLLMNYALELTEPENHPMLLSAIGACLAAPVLVGAPLVGWIIGLVGCTPVFVAGAAVLAVAGVQTLRLEEPRHTASEEASE comes from the coding sequence TTGTCCCGCCTTTCTAAACCCGCTTTCGCCGCCGACGCCGAGGACATCGACCGCGGCGCCGACGAGCCGCTCTGCCCGTCGCACAAGCGGCCCGACGAGCCGCACCCGCACGAGGGCCGCAACTTCTTGGTGCTCGCCATGCAGCAACTGCTGCTCCGGGTCGGCTGGATCTTCAAGACCGAGAGCGTCGTGATGCCGTACTTCCTCGCGGTGGTCGGCGGGTCGCCGACGATGCTCGGCTGGATGATGGTGCTCAACCGGTTCGGTTTCAGCGTGCCGCCTATTTTGGCCGCCCGTTGGGTGAAGCTCTCGCCGCGCAAGTCGCGCTCGATCGCGATGACGAGCTTCGGCATGGCGATCCCCTTCGCGCTGCTCTCGACGGTCTGGGCGAGCGGCGCGTGGCGGGGCGCCGACGGCGAGCCGGCCGGCTGGATGCCCTACCTATTCCTCACCGCTTACGGGGTGTTCTTCGCGCTGACGGGCGTCAACCAACTCGCGATGCACGCGGCGACCGGAAAGCTGATACGCCCGACGCTCCGCGGCCGGCTGTTCTCGGCGTCGGTGTTCGTCGGCGCGCCGGCGGCGATCGCGCTGGCTTGGTGGTTGATGCCCGGCTGGCTGGCGAAGGACGACGGCGGCTTCGGCTGGATCTTCGCCGCCCCGGCCGTGGCGTTCGCGCTTTCCGCCGCGGCGATGCTGCTGGTGCGCGAGCGGCGCGACGACTACACCGAACCGGCGTCCAACCCCTGGGAGAAACTGAGCGGCGCATGGCGGCTGCTGCGTGACGGCCCGCGGTTCCACGGCGCAGCGATCACCGCGTTGCTCTACAGCACCACGTTCATGCTGTTCCCCCACTACCAGGCGCTCGCCCGCGAGGGAGTGGAGAGCTTCGACCCGCGGTCGCTGCTGGGCTGGTTGGTGGGACAGCACGTGGCGGTGGCGCTGTTCAGCCTGCTGGTCGGGCCGCTGGCCGACCGTCGCGGCAACCGCGCCGCGTTGCGGCTAACGGTGTGGGGCTCGATCCTCGCGCCGATCATCGCGGTGGTGCTCGCCACGCTCGGCGCCGAGGCGGCCGAGGGGTGGTACTGGCTGGTGTTCGTGCCGCTCGGTTTCACGCCGGTGTCGATCAAGCTGCTGATGAACTACGCCCTCGAGCTGACCGAGCCGGAGAACCACCCGATGCTGCTCAGCGCGATCGGCGCCTGCCTCGCGGCGCCGGTCTTGGTCGGGGCGCCATTGGTCGGTTGGATCATCGGCCTGGTCGGCTGCACGCCGGTGTTCGTCGCGGGGGCGGCGGTGCTAGCGGTCGCG